Proteins from one Candidatus Aminicenantes bacterium genomic window:
- a CDS encoding DUF1722 domain-containing protein, which produces MNRNELKKPRVGISTCLLGFKVRYDGGHKLDHFLKDTLGKFVEWVPACPEMEAGFGVPREAFRLVGEVDAPRLVTNRTGKDVTERMQAWTRGRLDQLEDESLCGFVFKAKSPSSGMERVKVYNPKGVPVKQGVGIFARAFMDRFPTLPVEEEGRLHDMVLRENFIVRVFAYFRWRDLPANRRNLGGLVDFHSRHKLLFMAHQPTLATELGAMVAHASKRPLDEVLAEYEERFMELLRRRATRKSHTNVLHHVMGYFKKQLKADEKAELLEVIENYHKGLLPLIVPLTLLNHYQRLYPHQYLERQVYLDPGPLELQLRNHV; this is translated from the coding sequence ATGAACCGGAATGAACTAAAAAAACCCCGCGTGGGCATCAGTACCTGCCTGCTGGGTTTCAAAGTGCGCTACGACGGCGGACACAAACTGGACCATTTCCTGAAAGACACTCTGGGAAAGTTCGTGGAGTGGGTGCCGGCCTGTCCCGAAATGGAAGCGGGTTTCGGCGTGCCCCGGGAGGCTTTCCGCCTGGTGGGGGAGGTGGACGCCCCCCGCCTGGTCACCAACCGCACGGGAAAAGACGTAACGGAACGCATGCAGGCATGGACACGCGGACGCCTGGATCAATTAGAGGATGAATCCCTGTGCGGCTTCGTGTTCAAGGCCAAGTCGCCGTCCAGCGGCATGGAGCGGGTCAAGGTCTACAACCCCAAGGGCGTCCCGGTCAAGCAGGGCGTGGGCATCTTCGCCCGCGCCTTCATGGATCGTTTTCCCACCCTGCCGGTGGAAGAAGAAGGGCGCCTGCACGACATGGTATTGCGGGAAAATTTCATTGTGCGCGTATTTGCGTATTTCCGCTGGCGCGACCTGCCGGCGAACCGTCGCAACCTGGGCGGCCTGGTCGATTTCCACTCCCGCCACAAATTGCTCTTCATGGCCCACCAGCCCACCCTGGCGACTGAATTGGGCGCCATGGTGGCCCACGCGTCAAAACGCCCCCTGGACGAGGTGCTGGCCGAATACGAGGAACGCTTCATGGAGCTGTTGCGCCGCCGCGCCACCAGAAAATCCCACACCAACGTGCTTCACCACGTGATGGGATATTTTAAAAAACAACTGAAAGCCGACGAAAAGGCGGAACTTTTGGAAGTGATTGAGAATTACCACAAAGGATTGTTGCCCCTGATCGTGCCCCTGACCCTGCTCAACCACTACCAGCGCCTGTATCCGCACCAATACCTGGAGCGCCAGGTCTACCTCGACCCCGGCCCCCTGGAACTGCAACTGCGCAACCATGTGTAG